One Archangium violaceum genomic window, GACGGCCGCCACCACGATGGTCGCCAGCGCCCGGCGGTAGCCGAGCTGCGCATCTCCGCCGCCCAGGTCCGTCACCGCGCCGAGCGCGATGACGATGAGGCCCGCAGCGGGACCCTTGATGGTCAAACGGGCGCTTCCCAGGAAGGAGGAGACGACGCCGCCGATCACCGCGGTGAAGATGCCGGCCACGGGCGGGAAGCCGCTCGCCAATGAGATGCCCAGACACAGCGGCAGCGCGATGAGGAAGACGAGGAAGCCGGAGACGATGTCGCTCTTCCAGGCGGAGCGGCCCTCGGACTCGGAGGGATGAGAAGAGGGGGCGTGCTGCGGTTGCATGGGGGTCGAACCTCCTGATTCACGCGGCCTGATGGCCGTTCGAGGGCCGCCAAGGCCTTACGAAGAAAAGGGGACGGAACGAGCCGCGTGACGGTTCCCGGAATCTCTTCTTGAGGTGTCTTTCCTGGTTGGTTGGTTGTTATGCAGGAATGCGTATGAACCCTGGCTGTCCTACAGCGGACCACGGCACTTCCAGGCGATTGGTTGAAGGGCGTGTCAGGCGCACATCGGGATTTGAAATGGGACGAATTGAAATTTGGGAACCATCGTGGGGTTCATTCCATCTGATGGGAAAAGTGGGTTCGCGAGGCTGTGGCGAACGTGGCGCGCCCGGGGTGGGGCGCCGATGAGCGGGGGCTCTGGAAATGAAGGAGGCGAGGCGGGAGGAGCGCGTGCGCGCTTCGAACTGGAGGTGGAGCCTCTGCTGCCACGGCTCCATCGCCTCTGCATGACCCTGTGCCGTGACAAACAGGAGGCGGAGGATTTGCTTCAGGACTCGCTGGTACGTGCCTTCCTCCATCGGGACAGCTATCAGCAGCGGGGCTCCTTCTTCGGGTGGCTATGCGGCATCGTGCGCAACCAGTTCGTGGAGAGTCGGCGCGCGGTGTCCCGGCGCCGCTCGTTGCTGGACTCCGTCCTGGAGGGCGCCTCGTCGGTGCTCGGCTCTCTCTTCACCGGAGGGACGGAGCAGCCGAGCCCGGAGACCCAGGTGTGCCAGTCCGAAGAGGCGGAGCTGTTGATGAGGTGTCTGCGTTCCCTGCCCGAGAAGTTCCGGTTGGTGGTCCTCCTGTGTGACGTGGAAGAGTTGGGATATGAAGAGGTGGCGGAATCCCTGGACCTTCCAGTGGGGACGGTGAAGAGCCGTCACTTCAGGGGCCGCGCCCAGTTGGGGGAGCGCTTCAAGTCCATGGTGGCCCAACAAGCGCAGGTCGTCAGCGCAGGAGGACGTCCGTGAGCTCGAACGATGGCAAGAACCTTCCCCCTCTGCCCGAGGAAGCCCACTCCGCCCTATCCGCGCTTCGCAACGAGCGGCCCTCCGGCCGTCTCCAGCTCCGTCTCCAGTCGGCACTCCAGCAGGCCGAGGCCGCCAGGGCGTCGGGCTCGGCTTCCACTCAGGGCCGCCGCAAGGGACTGGCCGAGCGCACGCATGCCCATCACCCGGAGATCCGGATGCTCCTGGGGGCGGCC contains:
- a CDS encoding RNA polymerase sigma factor; amino-acid sequence: MSGGSGNEGGEAGGARARFELEVEPLLPRLHRLCMTLCRDKQEAEDLLQDSLVRAFLHRDSYQQRGSFFGWLCGIVRNQFVESRRAVSRRRSLLDSVLEGASSVLGSLFTGGTEQPSPETQVCQSEEAELLMRCLRSLPEKFRLVVLLCDVEELGYEEVAESLDLPVGTVKSRHFRGRAQLGERFKSMVAQQAQVVSAGGRP